Proteins encoded by one window of Gordonia jinghuaiqii:
- a CDS encoding ArsR/SmtB family transcription factor — protein sequence MSNKNVLLSPARGLSGDEIGAVTPLLKALADPVRLRLLSEVAAHPGGEACVCDISGPFNLSQPTISHHLKVLREAGLVTSERRATWVYYRVNTSALQQLAGLMDSLASVVGESRSCEAGQ from the coding sequence GTGTCGAATAAGAATGTGCTCCTCTCACCGGCCCGCGGCCTGAGTGGTGACGAGATCGGGGCTGTCACCCCGTTGTTGAAGGCGCTCGCGGACCCGGTCCGGTTGCGGTTGCTGTCGGAGGTTGCCGCGCACCCGGGAGGGGAAGCGTGTGTGTGTGACATCTCCGGACCGTTCAACCTGTCGCAACCGACGATCTCGCACCATCTCAAAGTGCTCCGGGAAGCAGGCCTGGTGACCAGCGAGCGCCGGGCGACCTGGGTGTACTACCGCGTGAACACCTCTGCGCTGCAACAACTGGCCGGCCTCATGGACAGCCTCGCGTCGGTGGTGGGGGAGTCCCGCTCGTGCGAGGCGGGCCAGTGA
- a CDS encoding low molecular weight phosphatase family protein: MPEPIDVLFVCVSNRGKSVMAEHLTPTVTDRIAASSAGTGAKIGGQVNELSARVLAEVGADVAGHQPRQLTDDLMRAADLVVVVGTADVTAPEGIALEVWNTDEPSERGIDGIERMRLIRDDITDRIRALTDRITR, translated from the coding sequence ATGCCTGAACCCATCGATGTGCTCTTCGTGTGTGTGAGCAACCGCGGCAAATCCGTGATGGCCGAACATCTCACGCCGACGGTCACCGATCGGATCGCGGCGTCGTCCGCTGGAACCGGTGCGAAGATCGGCGGCCAGGTCAACGAACTGTCCGCCCGGGTACTCGCCGAGGTCGGTGCCGACGTCGCCGGACATCAACCGCGGCAACTCACCGACGATCTGATGCGCGCAGCGGATCTGGTCGTGGTGGTCGGCACTGCCGACGTCACCGCACCGGAGGGCATTGCCCTCGAGGTGTGGAACACCGACGAACCCTCCGAACGTGGCATTGACGGCATCGAACGGATGCGCCTGATCCGCGACGACATCACCGACCGGATCCGCGCCCTCACCGACCGCATTACGCGGTAG
- a CDS encoding GMC family oxidoreductase yields MSNAQRTETYDYVVVGGGSAGAAVASRLSEDPSVTVCLLEAGPSDVGDEAILRLDRWMELLESGYDWDYPIEPQENGNDFMRHARAKVLGGCSSHNSCIAFWAPREDLDSWERDFGCAGWGAAELYRLYPQIETNDAPGDHHGRSGPVHIMSVPPNDPCGVAVLDACESVGIPRVEFNSGTTVVNGANFFQINRRPDGVRASSSVSYLHPHLDRPNLTVRTGSWAKRIVIDNVDGELRAVGVDITDNAFGRTTRIGADREVILSAGAIDSPKLLMLSGIGPADDLREHEIDVLVDSPGVGEHLQDHPEGVIGFETKKPMTQESTQWWEAGIFTTVDDNLDRPDLMMHYGSVPFDMHTLRQGYPTSDNTFCLTPNVTHARSRGTVRLRSRDFRDKPRVDPRYFTDVEGYDMRIMIAGLRKAREIAAAAPLSEWVARELYPGPDTTSDAELADYITRTHNTVYHPVGTVRMGPPDDELSPLDPELRVKGVAGLRVADASVFPEHTTVNPNITVMLVGERCAELVAGSR; encoded by the coding sequence GTGAGCAACGCCCAGCGCACCGAGACCTACGACTATGTGGTCGTCGGGGGCGGTTCGGCCGGGGCGGCGGTGGCGTCGCGCCTCTCCGAGGACCCGTCGGTCACCGTGTGCCTCCTGGAGGCCGGACCCTCCGATGTCGGCGACGAGGCGATACTGCGTCTCGACCGGTGGATGGAGCTGCTCGAATCAGGGTACGACTGGGACTATCCCATCGAGCCGCAGGAGAACGGCAACGACTTCATGCGGCACGCACGCGCGAAGGTGTTGGGCGGGTGCAGTTCTCACAACAGCTGCATCGCCTTCTGGGCGCCCCGTGAGGATCTCGACTCGTGGGAGCGGGACTTCGGCTGCGCCGGCTGGGGGGCGGCGGAGTTGTACCGCCTCTACCCGCAGATCGAGACCAACGACGCGCCCGGTGATCACCACGGTCGCAGCGGACCCGTCCACATCATGTCCGTGCCGCCGAACGACCCGTGCGGCGTCGCGGTGCTCGACGCGTGTGAGTCGGTCGGCATCCCGCGCGTCGAGTTCAACAGCGGGACCACCGTTGTCAACGGCGCGAACTTCTTCCAGATCAACCGGCGTCCCGACGGCGTCCGCGCGTCGTCGTCGGTGAGTTACCTGCATCCGCATCTCGACCGCCCGAACCTGACCGTCCGCACCGGCTCCTGGGCCAAGCGCATCGTCATCGACAACGTCGACGGGGAACTGCGTGCCGTCGGGGTGGACATCACCGACAACGCCTTCGGGCGGACCACGCGCATCGGGGCCGACCGTGAGGTGATCCTGTCCGCCGGCGCGATCGATTCTCCGAAACTGTTGATGCTCTCCGGGATCGGCCCGGCCGACGATCTCCGCGAGCACGAGATCGACGTCCTGGTGGACTCGCCGGGCGTCGGCGAGCACCTCCAGGACCACCCCGAGGGTGTCATCGGCTTCGAGACGAAGAAGCCGATGACGCAGGAGTCCACGCAGTGGTGGGAGGCAGGGATCTTCACCACGGTCGATGACAACCTGGACCGGCCGGACCTGATGATGCACTACGGCAGCGTCCCGTTCGACATGCACACGCTGCGCCAGGGCTATCCGACCAGCGACAACACCTTCTGCCTGACCCCCAACGTCACCCACGCCCGATCACGGGGCACGGTTCGCCTGCGTTCCCGCGACTTCCGCGACAAGCCGCGCGTCGACCCCCGGTACTTCACCGACGTCGAGGGCTACGACATGCGCATCATGATCGCGGGCCTACGCAAGGCACGCGAGATCGCCGCTGCCGCGCCGTTGTCGGAATGGGTTGCGCGCGAGCTCTATCCGGGACCGGACACGACGAGCGACGCCGAACTCGCCGACTACATCACCCGCACACACAACACCGTCTACCACCCGGTCGGCACCGTCCGGATGGGTCCGCCCGACGACGAGCTGTCGCCACTCGACCCCGAACTGCGGGTCAAGGGCGTCGCCGGCCTGCGGGTCGCCGACGCGTCGGTCTTCCCCGAGCACACGACGGTGAACCCGAACATCACCGTCATGCTCGTCGGCGAACGGTGCGCGGAGTTGGTCGCGGGGAGCCGCTGA
- a CDS encoding RNA polymerase sigma factor yields MLAVYDQALPAVYGFVIRRCPDRRTAEDITSETFLAAMDTVRRHRTTEPSTPWLIGIARHKLADHWRRAQRTPEPVDELPEQRDDPWDTELDRLVAHQTLGQLSPIHRSVLTLRYVDDLPVADCAEILDRTVGATEALLTRAKRAFRAAYPEQQPQTSGRGGHV; encoded by the coding sequence TTGCTGGCGGTGTACGACCAGGCACTGCCGGCAGTCTACGGTTTCGTCATCCGACGATGCCCCGACCGCCGAACCGCCGAGGACATCACCTCCGAAACCTTCCTGGCCGCGATGGACACCGTCCGTCGGCATCGCACCACCGAACCCAGCACGCCGTGGCTGATCGGCATCGCCCGCCACAAACTCGCAGATCATTGGCGGCGCGCACAGCGCACCCCCGAACCGGTCGACGAGCTACCCGAGCAGCGCGACGACCCCTGGGACACCGAACTCGACCGGCTGGTCGCCCACCAGACACTCGGTCAACTGTCGCCGATCCACCGCTCGGTACTGACGCTGCGCTACGTCGACGACCTACCCGTGGCCGACTGCGCCGAGATCCTCGACCGCACGGTCGGGGCAACCGAGGCACTGCTCACCCGGGCCAAGCGGGCGTTCCGTGCCGCCTACCCCGAACAACAACCTCAGACCAGCGGGAGAGGGGGTCACGTATGA
- a CDS encoding Rv2640c family ArsR-like transcriptional regulator: MPKTLPMVDMSSPICCAPVSAAPLDDDAALEIALRLKALADPVRIKLVSILLADHGGGICTCDLAAAVGLTEATTSHHLGQLRKAGMVTPDRRGMNVYYRARPDSLNALRNVLSATPGC, from the coding sequence ATGCCGAAGACCTTGCCGATGGTCGATATGAGTTCCCCGATCTGTTGCGCGCCGGTGTCGGCGGCGCCGCTCGATGACGATGCCGCGCTGGAGATCGCCTTGCGGCTCAAGGCGCTTGCCGACCCTGTGCGGATCAAGCTCGTCTCGATCCTGCTCGCGGACCACGGCGGCGGCATCTGCACGTGCGACCTCGCGGCCGCGGTCGGACTCACCGAAGCCACGACGAGTCACCACCTGGGTCAGCTGCGCAAAGCGGGCATGGTCACACCCGACCGGCGGGGGATGAACGTCTACTACCGCGCGCGGCCGGACTCGCTGAATGCACTGCGCAACGTCCTCAGCGCCACCCCGGGGTGCTGA
- a CDS encoding ArsI/CadI family heavy metal resistance metalloenzyme has product MSRMQLALNVDDLDTAIEFYSKLFNTAPAKRKPGYANFAVVEPPLKLVLLENPGRGGTINHLGVEVESSEKVHAEIARLSGEGLFTQEEINSTCCFATQDKVWVTGPANEKWEVYTVLADSDTFGTSPKLLEQNAVDDADKGPACCGGSSADPAEARTACC; this is encoded by the coding sequence ATGTCCCGTATGCAGCTCGCGCTCAACGTTGATGATCTCGATACCGCGATCGAGTTCTACTCCAAGCTGTTCAACACCGCCCCGGCCAAACGTAAGCCGGGGTACGCCAACTTCGCGGTCGTCGAGCCTCCGCTGAAACTCGTGCTTCTGGAGAATCCCGGCCGAGGCGGCACGATCAACCACCTCGGCGTCGAGGTCGAATCCAGCGAGAAGGTGCACGCCGAGATCGCCCGGCTGTCCGGCGAGGGCCTGTTCACGCAGGAGGAGATCAACTCCACCTGTTGTTTCGCGACCCAGGACAAGGTGTGGGTGACCGGGCCGGCGAACGAGAAGTGGGAGGTCTACACCGTGCTCGCCGACTCCGACACCTTCGGGACCAGCCCGAAACTGTTGGAACAGAACGCCGTCGATGACGCCGACAAAGGTCCGGCGTGCTGTGGGGGCAGCTCCGCCGACCCGGCCGAGGCGCGCACAGCCTGCTGCTGA
- a CDS encoding PQQ-binding-like beta-propeller repeat protein, producing MSSRSRARTLSARLPFGIGTVVLFLCAALLITGGVVLASGDSRVDNADYAYGELRDYHRAPTIGWTIVGQEDLPDYRGEVTIEVADTSDEGWLISYPSGLGRSFAMVDRRTGKMLWDSPVNAGQGDCAVNEAGQVGCAVQLGNLLDDGFYLVDDAGVPTQTSEYSDTKKVEGLGTNFLRVNKVGHQVSLNTPSGNSIWARTFAAPVIEIDVTGDIVIVKTADASQHLVNPTTGDDRIGCDQCTIRLYPTGVAVHHQEYGNERVVTYATVNGRVDPDPVAEADGLQVLAGPSTLPVLNAANRIFAAEGQYEVRDPARSGALWQISDTELSKANAVSCGSLVNFGLRDGSRTTYALADGRHVGMGPPPGPEQPILANPACVGSTGTTMIVANQGVLTALTPENTVAWEQSLTTPGLIRVLDGYIVVSEGSTLSLLRPN from the coding sequence ATGTCCTCTCGCTCCCGCGCCCGGACCCTTTCCGCGCGCCTGCCGTTCGGCATCGGGACCGTCGTGTTGTTCCTCTGCGCCGCGCTGCTGATCACCGGCGGAGTGGTTCTCGCGAGCGGCGATTCGCGGGTCGACAACGCCGACTACGCCTACGGCGAGCTGCGCGACTATCACCGTGCACCCACCATCGGGTGGACCATCGTCGGCCAGGAGGACCTGCCCGATTACCGCGGTGAGGTCACGATCGAGGTTGCCGACACCTCCGACGAGGGCTGGCTCATCTCCTATCCGTCGGGCCTGGGCCGCTCGTTTGCGATGGTGGATCGCCGCACCGGAAAGATGCTGTGGGACAGCCCCGTCAACGCGGGTCAGGGCGACTGCGCGGTCAACGAAGCAGGCCAGGTGGGATGCGCGGTCCAGCTGGGCAACCTGCTCGACGACGGCTTCTACCTCGTCGACGATGCCGGCGTCCCCACCCAGACCTCCGAGTACTCCGACACCAAGAAGGTGGAGGGACTCGGCACCAACTTCCTGCGCGTCAACAAGGTGGGACATCAGGTCTCGCTGAACACGCCGAGCGGCAACAGCATCTGGGCCCGTACGTTCGCGGCTCCGGTCATCGAGATCGACGTCACCGGTGACATCGTGATCGTCAAGACCGCCGACGCCAGCCAGCACCTGGTGAACCCGACCACCGGCGACGACCGGATCGGCTGCGACCAGTGCACCATCCGGCTCTACCCGACCGGCGTGGCCGTCCACCATCAGGAGTACGGCAACGAACGGGTGGTGACCTACGCCACCGTCAACGGGCGCGTCGACCCGGACCCCGTCGCCGAGGCCGACGGCCTCCAGGTGCTCGCCGGGCCGTCGACGCTGCCGGTACTCAACGCCGCCAACCGCATCTTCGCCGCGGAGGGTCAGTACGAGGTCCGGGACCCGGCGCGGTCGGGCGCCCTGTGGCAGATCAGCGACACCGAACTGTCGAAGGCGAACGCCGTCTCCTGCGGGTCGCTGGTGAACTTCGGTCTCCGTGACGGCTCGCGCACCACCTACGCGCTCGCCGACGGCCGGCACGTCGGCATGGGGCCCCCGCCGGGACCGGAGCAGCCGATCCTCGCGAACCCCGCGTGCGTCGGGTCCACGGGCACCACGATGATCGTCGCCAATCAGGGCGTGCTGACGGCGCTCACCCCGGAGAACACCGTGGCCTGGGAACAGAGCCTGACCACCCCCGGTCTGATCCGCGTGCTCGACGGTTACATCGTGGTCAGCGAGGGCAGCACCCTGTCTCTTCTGCGCCCGAACTGA
- a CDS encoding VOC family protein, with protein sequence MSTRNNTRFGESREPLHALRAADTPGFDAPVAPDAGFAATLRDRLERGASLPEGVIMATATQLDEPAVATSAESPSVVERPGALPYLVVAQPQAAIDWYIDNLGARLRGEPIVMEDGVIGHAELEIGGGAIYLAAEFPDLGLRSPAPGHVSVSLMLAVDDTDDAAATAARGGAAVTREPYEGYGARTAVIVDPFGHRWMLSGPSKTQLSNRIHQGDIGYMSINTPDATRARRFYGSVLGWQFDPQGRRVTNVGHRLGVFEIEGVPTVFCAYAVDDLEAAYERIVAAGGRGEFGSSPDGRRVIDAVDDQGVRFAVYAAEPGDVRPDQHSRNLGAMTYLTVLTPDSVRYRAFYGTVLGWTFHGGRIDDGWEADDSRPQVGIAGGADTSVAVPMWVTDDVVAAVERVRAAGGTVLEEPSTAPYGISARCTDDQGAEFYLGQLF encoded by the coding sequence ATGAGCACCCGGAACAACACCAGGTTCGGTGAGTCGCGGGAGCCGTTGCACGCCCTGCGCGCCGCCGACACCCCTGGTTTCGACGCACCCGTCGCACCCGACGCCGGCTTCGCAGCCACACTGCGCGACCGGCTCGAGCGCGGGGCATCACTACCCGAAGGAGTCATCATGGCCACCGCAACCCAACTGGACGAGCCGGCTGTCGCGACCTCGGCCGAATCCCCGAGCGTCGTCGAACGCCCCGGCGCCCTCCCCTATCTGGTCGTGGCCCAACCCCAGGCGGCGATCGACTGGTACATCGACAATCTCGGTGCACGCCTGCGCGGCGAACCGATCGTCATGGAAGACGGCGTGATCGGTCATGCCGAACTGGAGATAGGCGGTGGTGCAATCTATCTCGCGGCCGAGTTTCCCGACCTCGGTCTCCGTTCCCCCGCGCCCGGCCACGTGTCGGTGAGCCTGATGCTCGCCGTCGACGACACCGACGACGCCGCCGCGACCGCGGCCCGTGGCGGCGCGGCAGTGACCCGCGAACCGTACGAGGGATACGGCGCCCGCACAGCGGTCATCGTCGACCCGTTCGGGCATCGCTGGATGTTGAGCGGGCCGTCGAAGACACAGCTGTCCAACCGGATTCACCAGGGCGACATCGGCTACATGTCGATCAACACACCCGACGCGACGCGCGCACGCCGCTTCTACGGCAGCGTCCTCGGCTGGCAGTTCGATCCGCAGGGCCGGCGGGTCACCAACGTCGGACACCGGTTGGGTGTCTTCGAGATCGAGGGTGTGCCAACCGTGTTCTGCGCCTACGCGGTCGACGACCTCGAGGCCGCGTACGAGCGCATCGTCGCGGCCGGCGGACGCGGCGAGTTCGGGTCGAGTCCGGATGGTCGACGAGTGATCGATGCCGTCGACGACCAGGGCGTGCGTTTCGCGGTGTACGCCGCCGAACCCGGCGACGTCCGGCCCGACCAGCACTCCCGCAACCTCGGCGCGATGACCTATCTGACCGTCCTCACCCCCGACAGCGTCCGCTACCGCGCCTTCTACGGCACGGTCCTCGGCTGGACGTTCCACGGCGGCCGGATCGACGACGGTTGGGAGGCCGACGACTCCCGTCCCCAGGTCGGGATCGCCGGCGGCGCCGACACATCGGTGGCGGTCCCGATGTGGGTGACCGACGACGTCGTGGCGGCCGTCGAACGCGTTCGTGCCGCCGGCGGAACCGTGCTGGAGGAACCGAGCACCGCCCCCTACGGGATCTCGGCACGGTGCACCGACGACCAGGGGGCCGAGTTCTACCTCGGGCAGTTGTTCTGA
- a CDS encoding M18 family aminopeptidase, translated as MASSPRTPSPKLPTSATAFGLGEFVDASPSPFHVCATVARELETAGYTRLFEDREWSSTELSAPAARHYVIRGGSIIAWQAGEAGAFRIVGGHTDSPNLRVKQHPDRSSAGVAMVALEPYGGAWLNSWLDRDLGLSGRLAYRSAEGVAHTLVHVTEPVLRVPQLAIHLSEDRKGVTLDPQRHVDGIWGLGDAVPDVLRWVSEYAGIDPDALLGWELMTHDAAPSAIVGAGENLLSAPRLDNQGTCYAGLRALLDGSSTTHTRMLVLFDHEEVGSGSERGAASDFLASICERIVLARGGSRADFLQAMAASVCLSGDMAHATHPNYPERHEPGHRITIGGGPVLKVNQNLRYASDALGEAIFALACDTAGVPMQRYVHRADLPCGSTIGPITASRTGLTTIDVGAPQLAMHSARELMGVADVPMYSAALQAFLSQD; from the coding sequence ATGGCATCGTCACCGCGCACCCCGTCTCCGAAGCTGCCGACCAGCGCAACCGCTTTCGGGCTGGGAGAGTTCGTCGACGCCTCGCCGTCGCCGTTCCATGTCTGTGCAACCGTGGCCCGTGAGCTCGAGACCGCCGGTTACACACGGCTTTTCGAGGACAGGGAATGGTCGTCGACCGAGCTGAGTGCACCGGCGGCGCGTCACTACGTCATCCGGGGCGGCTCCATCATCGCCTGGCAGGCCGGTGAGGCCGGGGCGTTCCGCATCGTCGGTGGGCACACCGACAGCCCCAACCTGCGGGTCAAACAGCATCCGGACCGGTCCTCGGCGGGGGTGGCGATGGTCGCGCTCGAACCCTACGGCGGCGCATGGCTGAACTCATGGCTCGACCGCGATCTGGGCCTGTCCGGTCGCCTCGCATATCGATCGGCAGAGGGCGTGGCGCACACGCTGGTTCACGTGACCGAGCCGGTGCTGCGGGTGCCGCAACTCGCGATTCATCTGTCGGAGGACCGCAAGGGCGTCACGCTCGACCCGCAACGCCACGTGGATGGGATCTGGGGTCTCGGCGACGCCGTCCCCGATGTCCTGCGCTGGGTGTCGGAGTATGCGGGCATCGATCCCGACGCTCTTCTCGGGTGGGAGCTGATGACCCACGACGCCGCGCCGTCGGCGATCGTCGGTGCCGGCGAGAACCTGCTCAGCGCACCGCGTCTGGACAATCAGGGCACCTGCTACGCCGGGCTGCGCGCACTGCTGGACGGGTCGTCGACGACACATACCCGGATGCTCGTGCTGTTCGACCACGAAGAGGTCGGCAGCGGGTCCGAGCGTGGGGCTGCATCGGACTTTCTGGCCTCGATCTGTGAGCGGATCGTGTTGGCACGCGGCGGTTCTCGCGCCGACTTCCTGCAGGCGATGGCGGCGAGTGTGTGCTTGTCGGGCGACATGGCCCACGCCACCCATCCGAACTATCCCGAACGGCACGAGCCCGGTCACCGCATCACGATCGGCGGCGGACCGGTGCTCAAGGTGAACCAGAACCTGCGCTATGCGTCAGATGCGTTGGGCGAGGCCATCTTCGCGCTCGCCTGTGACACCGCCGGGGTGCCCATGCAGCGGTACGTGCATCGGGCCGATCTGCCGTGCGGATCGACCATCGGGCCGATCACCGCGTCCCGTACCGGGTTGACGACGATCGACGTCGGTGCGCCCCAGCTCGCCATGCATTCGGCGCGCGAACTGATGGGCGTCGCCGATGTGCCCATGTATTCCGCTGCGCTGCAGGCGTTTCTGTCTCAGGACTGA
- a CDS encoding DUF1772 domain-containing protein: MDLLRDVLVTLTVVTTGLSAGVLAGFGYAVIPGLTRAGAEIAVPAMQRMNRSILNPLFAVIFGGGVVFGVLSAWTSWDTGLRWWVVAATLLTLLGVVITMAVNVPANNRLDAAGDVRGEEAVRMWSEFTAVWVPWNIARSLLTTAAVAVLVAGLLVG, translated from the coding sequence ATGGATCTGCTGCGGGACGTCTTGGTGACGTTGACGGTCGTGACCACCGGGCTCAGCGCCGGCGTACTGGCCGGGTTCGGCTATGCCGTGATCCCCGGACTCACCCGCGCCGGCGCCGAGATAGCGGTCCCTGCGATGCAGCGGATGAACAGGTCCATTCTCAACCCGCTGTTCGCCGTCATCTTCGGCGGCGGCGTGGTGTTCGGCGTGCTGAGTGCCTGGACGTCATGGGACACCGGCTTGCGATGGTGGGTGGTCGCGGCGACACTCCTGACACTCCTCGGTGTCGTCATCACGATGGCGGTCAACGTTCCGGCCAACAACCGCCTCGACGCCGCCGGTGACGTACGAGGAGAGGAAGCGGTCCGGATGTGGTCGGAGTTCACCGCCGTCTGGGTGCCCTGGAACATTGCGCGATCTCTGCTGACCACCGCCGCGGTCGCGGTCCTGGTCGCCGGTCTGCTCGTGGGATGA
- a CDS encoding lytic transglycosylase domain-containing protein translates to MGKHSKPRGKFGPRGKLGPRNFGPRQKRRTALWATALLPVGVLAGAATAGAELSSHTAAPTPVSAPQSSVDSTTTPPTVTPVVEAHPIAPPPPVRPASVTTGAVPATNYDAYEAAANSVKITHPRCNIDWKVIAGIGKVESHHADHGNVAPDGALRSAIFGPRLDGTLAGNEVINDTDGGQLDGDAAYDRAVGPMQFLPSTWKAYAADGNKDGKSDPQNIFDAALTTANYLCDGNLDLRDPSSLVTAVLRYNNSMDYVNKVLGFARVY, encoded by the coding sequence TTGGGTAAGCACTCCAAGCCACGGGGAAAATTCGGGCCACGGGGGAAACTCGGGCCACGGAACTTCGGGCCACGGCAGAAGAGACGGACAGCGTTGTGGGCCACGGCCCTGCTGCCGGTCGGCGTCCTCGCCGGCGCCGCCACTGCCGGCGCGGAGCTGTCCAGCCACACCGCAGCCCCCACCCCGGTCTCCGCTCCCCAGTCGAGCGTCGACTCCACGACGACGCCTCCCACGGTCACACCCGTGGTCGAGGCCCATCCGATCGCTCCGCCGCCCCCGGTGCGCCCCGCGAGTGTGACCACCGGTGCGGTGCCTGCGACGAACTACGACGCCTACGAGGCCGCTGCGAACTCCGTGAAGATCACCCACCCGCGATGCAACATCGACTGGAAGGTCATCGCCGGGATCGGCAAGGTGGAGTCCCATCACGCCGACCACGGCAACGTGGCGCCCGACGGCGCACTGCGCAGCGCGATCTTCGGCCCGCGCCTCGACGGCACCCTGGCGGGCAACGAGGTCATCAACGACACCGACGGCGGCCAGCTCGACGGTGACGCCGCCTACGACCGCGCAGTCGGCCCCATGCAGTTCCTGCCGTCGACCTGGAAGGCGTACGCCGCCGATGGCAACAAGGACGGGAAGTCCGACCCGCAGAACATCTTCGACGCCGCGTTGACCACCGCGAACTACCTGTGCGACGGGAACCTCGACCTGCGCGACCCGTCGTCGCTGGTCACCGCGGTCCTGCGCTACAACAACTCGATGGACTACGTGAACAAGGTCCTCGGCTTCGCTCGCGTGTACTGA
- the arsB gene encoding ACR3 family arsenite efflux transporter — protein sequence MNTADTAVAGKLSMLDRFLPVWIGAAMVAGLLLGRAVPGLGDTLASVELDGISLPIALGLLIMMYPVLAKVRYDRLDSVTGDRRLLLGSLVLNWIIGPALMFALAWLLLPDLPEYRTGLIIVGLARCIAMVIIWNDLACGDREAAAVLVALNSVFQVVMFAVLGWFYLSVLPGWLGLEQTTIDASPWQIAKSVLIFLGIPLAAGYLTRRIGERTKGREWYESSFLPRLGPWALYGLLFTIVILFALQGERITSEPWDVVRIAVPLLIYFAVMWGGGFVLGAAMGLGYERTTTLAFTAAGNNFELAIAVAIATYGATSGQALAGVIGPLIEVPVLVALVYVSLALRKRFTANTNSTGERVRHA from the coding sequence GTGAACACCGCCGACACCGCGGTCGCGGGCAAGTTGTCGATGCTGGACCGGTTCCTGCCGGTGTGGATCGGCGCGGCGATGGTCGCCGGACTGCTGCTCGGCCGGGCTGTCCCGGGTCTGGGAGACACCCTGGCGTCGGTAGAGCTCGACGGCATCTCGCTGCCGATCGCCCTCGGACTGCTGATCATGATGTACCCGGTGCTGGCCAAGGTGCGCTACGACCGACTCGACTCGGTCACCGGTGATCGTCGCTTGCTGCTCGGGTCGCTGGTGCTCAACTGGATCATCGGACCGGCATTGATGTTCGCGCTGGCCTGGCTTCTGCTTCCGGACCTGCCCGAGTACCGCACCGGACTGATCATCGTCGGTCTGGCCCGATGTATCGCCATGGTCATCATCTGGAACGACCTGGCGTGCGGCGACCGCGAAGCCGCTGCGGTGCTGGTCGCCCTGAACTCGGTGTTCCAGGTGGTGATGTTCGCCGTGCTGGGCTGGTTCTATCTCTCGGTGTTGCCCGGCTGGCTCGGCCTGGAGCAGACGACCATCGACGCCTCGCCGTGGCAGATCGCGAAGTCGGTGCTGATCTTCCTCGGAATCCCGCTGGCCGCGGGCTATCTCACCCGACGCATCGGCGAACGGACCAAGGGCCGCGAGTGGTACGAGTCGTCGTTTCTGCCGCGCCTGGGTCCGTGGGCGCTCTACGGCCTGCTGTTCACCATCGTCATCCTCTTCGCGTTGCAGGGTGAGCGAATCACCTCTGAGCCCTGGGACGTCGTGCGGATCGCTGTACCGCTGCTGATCTACTTCGCGGTGATGTGGGGCGGTGGGTTCGTTCTCGGCGCCGCGATGGGATTGGGGTACGAGCGCACCACCACACTCGCGTTCACCGCCGCCGGCAACAACTTCGAGCTCGCGATAGCCGTCGCGATCGCCACCTACGGTGCGACCTCCGGCCAAGCCCTCGCCGGGGTCATCGGACCACTCATCGAGGTCCCGGTCCTCGTCGCCCTCGTCTACGTGTCCCTCGCACTGCGGAAACGCTTCACCGCAAACACCAACTCAACCGGGGAGCGCGTTCGCCATGCCTGA